A segment of the Roseimicrobium gellanilyticum genome:
GCTCGCCATCGAGCGCGCGAAGCGCCTTGTGGAAAGCGGTCAGCACGTTTTCATGCTGCTGGACTCCATCACGCGCATGGCGCGTGCTTTCAATAACGCGCACAAGGGCGGAGCCACAGCCACAGGCGGTCTCGGTGTGGGTGCTCTGGAAATGCCCCGCCGACTCTTCGCTGCCGCACGCAACACGCGCGACGCCGGCTCCCTCACCATCCTCGCCACCACGCTGATTGAAACAAACAGCCGTATGGACGACGCGATCTTCCAGGAGTTCAAGGGCACAGGTAACTTGGAACTCGTGCTCGATCGCAAGATCGCCGAACAGTACATCTATCCCGCGGTGAATATCTTCCGCTCCGGCACCCGCCGTGAGGAACTGCTGCTGCCCCCCTTCCAGATGGAAAAGGTGCACATGCTGCGCCGCGGTCTCGCGGGTCACAAACCCATCGATGCCATCCAGCGTGTCATCACCCTCATGGAGCGCGCTCCGAACAATTCCCAGATGCTCATCGAGCTTCCGGGCAGGGTGAATGTGTGAGGACATCATCACGTCTCTCACGGCGCGCCTATGAAATACGCCTGGATCACTCTGCTCCTGGCGCTTGGATTTGCAGGAGGGTACCTCACCTGTACCCTCACCAGCAAAACTCCCCAAACCCACCGCGTCGCTTTTGACGGAGACGATCTCCGCTCACTCGCTCCTGAATCGCAAATATTGGCGCTGAGCTCGGGGGATCCAAACGAGGACGTGGAACAAGCGCTCCGTAAAGGTGACAGGCGCTACATTGCCATTCACAGGCGTTCGGTGGTGCCAGGCGTTGAGGGAAATCCCGGCGACACAAAGTTCATCGTAGCGCCCTCTGATTACGTCACCTCTTTTGCGCAGGCGCAGTTGCTCACCCTGACGAAAAACTACGCCGCAGAGTACAACAAATGCCTGCAGGCGAAACTAACTGCCAAGTGACCGGCTCCCCAGGTTGACCGTTTTTAAAACCGAGTTCCTATTTTTGGACGAATCTGTGCGTGAAGAGTCAGTAACTGCCGAGCATCTCCGACGTATGCTCATCGGACACTGAAAACCAAAAACCTTCCCCATGCCCGCCTCCAAGCCTCCACCCCGCGATGTCGATATCGACGCCGTCCTGCCACCCGATGGCAAAGGGAAGGCTCCGTCTGGAAGGGACGCTGAGAACTCCTCAGAGGCTGCGCGCATCATTGCGCACTGGATGGATGAGTTCATCCGCATCCCGGGAACCAATGTGCGCATCGGGCTCGACCCCATCATTGGGTTGTTTCCAGGTGTCGGTGATTTCCTGGCGTCGAGCATTGGAGTGGTGACCCTTGCTGAGGGGGTGCGTCAGCGCGTCCCGGTGTCCGCGCTCATACGCATGGGCACGAATATCTTGATCAACGATGCGGTGGGCACCATTCCCGGTGTGGGTGACGTGTTCTCCGCGTGGTTCAAATCGAACTCCCGCAACCTCAAGCTCATCAATCAGTGGAAAGGCGGCGACAAGGCCGCAGTGCGTCGTGGCAGCCGCATCTTTATGGTGGTGTTCATCTCCGTGTGGCTGGGCTTGCTGGTACTGTGGGCCATGGTGTGGATCACCTTCGCGACCATGATCTGGCAGCTCGGCAGCAAATTGTTTGGAGGCTGAGCTCGCAGGCGAGCAGCACACCCGGCATCGTCTTACCGGAGTCTTGATGACCTGTCGAGCTGCTGCGCCCACAATGCCGCTGCGGTTCGCGTCTCCACTCCGAGCTTGGCAAAGATAGCCTCCAAGTGCTTCTGCACCGTGCGTGCACTGATGCCGAGGATGAGCGCGATCTCCTTGTTCGTCTTGGCCTCTGCAACCCACGAGAGCACCTCCGCCTCGCGTGACGATAGCGAAGCCAGCAGCTTGCGCTGACGCACCGCGGCGAATGCACGCTGGATGGCGGGCTGTAGCAGCGACAACACCACACGGTCACGCTCTGTGTAATCCCGCGTGGAACTGGAGAGCACCATGCTCACGAGCTCACCCGGCGCAGGATGCACCGAGAGCGCCATTTGCCGCTCGATGCCGAGATACTTGTATACCTCTTGATACAACCCAAGGTCATGAAGTTCGCGCCTCGTGATGAAGTCACTGATCTTTAGTGGTGCCGCGATGCCAAGTTCCGACTGCAACTTGAAGCAGGGATGCTGATGAATGAGCGCACCAAAGGGCTCCGCATATTTGTTGATCTCTGCATTGTTCACCGTGGAGGTGATCTTCAGCACACGACCTTGGGAGAACTCATTGCAGGCGACAAACTCTGAGTCGATGAGTTTCGGCAGCCAGCCAAAAATCAGGCGATCACGCAGGTCTTCATGACTGGAAGCTTCCAGCAGATCATGACTGCATTGCTTCACGGTTTCCAAGTCGAGGTGTGAGACTCGTTGCATGGTCTTGGGGAGAAACTAGGGAAGGCACCGGGGAGTTGAAAGCGAAAATTACGCCAGATCGCGTATTTACCGTCATGTGGGTGGCGGCGACAGCAATCCCATGATGACGAATGCCTTCCGTCGCGCAGTCTGGCTCGTTCTGATTTTTTTAACTCCTGCGGTTTTTCTAAACGCCCAGGTGACATGGAATGCCGGTACCGGAAACTGGTTCACCTCCAGCAACTGGACCCCGGGCGTGGTACCAACCTCGGCGATTGATGCATCCATCAACAATGGCGGCACAGCACAGATCCTGACGACAGGAGGACAGGTGAAGTTGCTGACTCTCGGTGCAAACGCGGGGCAATCAGGCACGCTCCAAGTGCAAGGCGGAGCACTCACCGCCTCCAGCTTCATGCTGGTGGGAGATTTTGGTTCCGGCACCGTCACCGTTTCCAGTGGGGGCACGCTCTCCACGGGCATCACTGGCATTGGCAACAATGCAGGGTCAAACGGGTTGGTCACGGTGACCGGTGCGAACTCCCGGTGGACCTTCAGCAGTCAAGGTGATGTAGGCAGCAGCGGCCACGGGGAGCTCCACGTGCTGGAAGGCGGGACCGTGAGTTCCGGAAATGGCGCGATGAATGTAGGCAATGACAATGGCGCCAGCGGCCTCGTGGTGATTACAGGCACGACGGCGGCCACGAGCAGTACAGTGGTGTTTACGTTCGTGGGAGCTGCGGTGAACAGCACCGGGGAAATCCGGGTGACCGGGCCAATGGCGACGTGGAATGGTGGCATCACCTCCATCGGGCAAAACGCACAAGGCACGGTAACGCTTTCCCAAGGCGCCACGGGGACGACCAACACACTCAACATTGGCAACACTGCAGTCTCGGTGGGTTCACTGACGGTGCAGAATGCGAATACCACACTCACCGCTGCCAGTGTGAATGTGGGTGTGAGCGGGCGCGGCACGCTGCTCATCGCGGATGGCGGGGTGGTGAACGGCACCCTTGGAAGAATCGGCCAGAACGTCGGCTCGACTGGTGAAGTGACCGTCACAGGGGCCAACTCCAGATGGCTGCTGTCCGGAGACATCACCACGGGGTCGGTGTCACCCGGGTCTGGCGGAAGTGCCACGTTGTCGATTCTGAATGGCGGCCGTGTGCGCACGAATGGACGCTTCAACGCGAATGCCAACTTCAACCTCACGGTCAGCGGCACCAACTCCAAGCTGGAAATCCTCGATGTCGCCAGCTTCGGCTCGCTAGCTGGCGTGGTGGTGCAGAACTCGCAGGTGCAGGTCGTGAACGGTGGATCCGTAGTCACAGGCGCACCCGCAGCGCTGAGCAACAGCACCAATTTCCTGGCAGCTGTCGGAGACACATTGACGGTCACCATCACCAATGGCTCATGGACGGCTCAAGGGGGCATGGTCATCACAGGTGTGGGCACGACCACCACCACGATTTCCCAAGGCTCCACCATCAACACTTCCTCCACCGCGCCGAATGTCGCCTCCTTCCAGATGGCTGGCAACGCGGGAGGTGTGCACCATCTTACGGTTCAAGGCTCCGGCACTGTATGGAACAACTCTGGCTGGGCGCTGATTGGAGACCAGGGTTCAGCGACAGTGACCGTGGAGAATGGAGCTGTGATGAGGAGCAGCTTTGTCGACGTGGCCCGGCGGGCCACCAGCACCTCAAAAATTACCGTGACGGGTGCGAACTCGCTGTGGGATGCCTCCTCGCTCGCGGGATTCGCGAGCACCATCGGTGAGGGCGGCGATGGCACACTGCACATATTGAACGGAGGCGAGTTTCGCGCCGATACCCTGACCATGGGTAGTTCCTTTCTTGGGGTACATGGTGAAGGGCATCTGCTGGTCTCCGGGGCCAATTCGAAGCTCACCCTGACCGGCACCGCCGGTATCTTCGATGGAGAACTCGAGGTCGGCCTGTTCAACGACAGCGAGGCCGTGTTTGAGAAGGGCGGCCAGCTTACAGGCAGGTATCTGTCCATCGCGGGTAAT
Coding sequences within it:
- a CDS encoding helix-turn-helix transcriptional regulator, producing MQRVSHLDLETVKQCSHDLLEASSHEDLRDRLIFGWLPKLIDSEFVACNEFSQGRVLKITSTVNNAEINKYAEPFGALIHQHPCFKLQSELGIAAPLKISDFITRRELHDLGLYQEVYKYLGIERQMALSVHPAPGELVSMVLSSSTRDYTERDRVVLSLLQPAIQRAFAAVRQRKLLASLSSREAEVLSWVAEAKTNKEIALILGISARTVQKHLEAIFAKLGVETRTAAALWAQQLDRSSRLR
- a CDS encoding DUF4112 domain-containing protein, with protein sequence MPASKPPPRDVDIDAVLPPDGKGKAPSGRDAENSSEAARIIAHWMDEFIRIPGTNVRIGLDPIIGLFPGVGDFLASSIGVVTLAEGVRQRVPVSALIRMGTNILINDAVGTIPGVGDVFSAWFKSNSRNLKLINQWKGGDKAAVRRGSRIFMVVFISVWLGLLVLWAMVWITFATMIWQLGSKLFGG